From one Nilaparvata lugens isolate BPH chromosome 2, ASM1435652v1, whole genome shotgun sequence genomic stretch:
- the LOC120350056 gene encoding gastrula zinc finger protein XlCGF17.1-like — protein MIEVRQGKLCECFTLYFIITLLSLFCFNHLQVALLVFAVEQEAEGCSVESEPEMWPSNCSTSETANATEVGGLNAHLISPMEECTEPSVAGKNIKLYSCADCSYKTPSITHWKRHMTKHTREKTFSCELCDYKCARSGTLKEHIRTHTGETPFSCEYCDYKCTQSGTLKEHIRTHTGETPFSCKYCDYKCARSSALKEHIKTHTGETPFSCEYCDYKSALSVI, from the exons ATGATTGAGGTGaggcaaggaaaattgtgtgagtgttTTACACTATATTTTATCATTACTTTATTGTCTTTATTCTGCTTTAATCATTTACAAGTTGCATTATTGGTGTTTGCAGTTGAGCAAGAGGCAGAAGGATGTTCAGTGGAGAGTGAACCGGAGATGTGGCCTTCAAACTGCAGCACATCTGAAACTGCCAATGCAACAGAAGTGGGTGGACTGAATGCACATTTAATCTCTCCCATGGAAGAGTGCACTGAGCCATCTGTGGCTGGCAAAAATATCAAGCTCTACAGCTGTGCTGACTGCAGCTATAAAACTCCATCGATCACTCATTGGAAGAGACACATGACGAAACACACTAGGGAAAAGACTTTCAGTTGTGAGttatgtgactataaatgtgctagATCTGGTACTTTGAaggaacatatcagaacac atacaggagaaacacctttcagctgcgagtattgtgactataaatgtactCAATCTGGTACTTTGAaggaacatatcagaacacatacaggagaaacacctttcagctgcaagtattgtgactataaatgtgctcgatcTAGTGCTTTGAAGGAACATATCaaaacacatacaggagaaacacctttcagctgcgagtattgtgactataaaagTGCTCTATCAGTAATTTGA